The DNA segment GAATGTGTAATTTTCTATCTCTTTCGGCAAAAGGTAGGTGATAGGAGCTTGCTTCAGCGAAAGGTACATCACGGTCTGGGCGGGCATAGGGATGAGTTTTCTCTCCCCGTTTGGATTTATATGCGGCACAAGCGTGCCTCCTTCGTTCACTATAACATACTTTGTAGCAGAAGGCGGAAGGGAATTCAAATAGCGCACAATCTCTACGTAGGGTTTTGCGAACGCATATGGAGTGTTGATGTGATGGGCCCAAACGCCAAAATAGCGATAAGGCTCTATAATCCCACTGACCATAACGATGACAATAACCATGACAGGAACCACCTTTTTATTTGAAAACTTTTCTAGCAAATAGTTTACACCGAGAGCCGTGAGCATGAACACTGGGGGAATGATGCCGATGGAACGCAATGCGTGCGGAATGCCCTCCCAGGTGAGGAGTTCCGGACCCAAAAGAAAGCCGAGCCATGCGATAAGCAGCCAAGAGGCGGTAGATGCCGGTATTTTTTGGCGAATATTTTTTATTAGAATCCAAAGACCAATAAGGAAAAAGATGCCGACCGGAAAGAGCAATTGCGGAGAGCAAGCCATATTGTGCCGCCAGTTACAGTCACCGCGGATGTTGAACATGCCCAGCGTCTGCACAAGAACTTTTCCGAATGTGCGGATGGGGGAATCAGTTGCAAAAATGGAAACACCGCCCGCCCTTCCAATAAAATCCTGCGGGTGAGCGAGGAAGTAAAGTCCAATGGGGAGCGCTGTAAGAAACGCGGCTATTAGCCACCATGCGGTACGGGTAAGGAACGAACGGAGGCCGATGCGCGCTGTGCGTATGCGCAAGTATTCTATAGCGAACAACACCAGTGCCACAAAGGGAGCAAAGCGGAACGCTATATAGGTATGAAAGCCGAGGCCGAAGAGTGCTCCGCCAATGACGGCAAATATGGCAGAGCGCCATGCATGCGCTCTGCGCCAGGCCAGGAGCAGAAAATAAAAACTCCACACCATGAGCATGGGCACCATGATGGCGCGGAAGGCAATGCGGGAGAAATTGAGATGCCAAAAAGATGTCGCAAGAAAAAAGGCGGCAAGCAGCGCGATGCGGTCAGGATGCTCTTTTTCCCGGAAGAGTTCCCGGGTAAGTAAAAATAGGCCAAGAACGGTCAGTGTTCCAAATAACGCCGGCCAAAACCTCAAAGAAAACTGGTTTGTGCCGAATGAACGCACCGCAAGGCCGATGAGGTTTATCCAAAGTCCTTCACGGCCGTTATTCGTTTCGTAGAACAATTTGAAATTCCCGGTTTCAACGGCCTCAAGTCCCTCAATACCCTTAATGGCCTCATCCGGGTATATGCCTGGCGGGATGCGGTCGAGCGCGGCAAATCGCAATATGGCCGCAAATACAACGATGGCAAGTAGTGTAATTTTTACGTTTTTTTGCACATACATAGTATAGTATTTCCCTCCACAACATGCATGGGATAAAGCGCAAAAGTATGCTATAATAAGATAATATGGTTGAATTCGATCCGCCATTCGATAAAGAAGGCTCAAATAGGGAAGCGCCTCGGGAGTACAACGACATTATACCGTCACAGAAAACACCAGAAACCTCGGCAAGCGACGCCGAGGCGTATGCCACATGGCGAGCACGCATCGAAAATTCCTTTGCACTGGCAGACGCCAGTTTGGATTATGCAGAAAGCCTTCTTCGCGAACATAACCCGGAGGGGTATAGGATTACGCGTGAAGCGGCAGAAAATAGTCTTGGCGAGCTTAGTGATGAACTGAAAAGGCAGGGACTGACCACAGATCCCGGAGCTAAAGAACTTATAGCTTGGTGGATGGAACGAGAAGGCCAACGGGCGGAGCGCATTGAAGAGATGGATGAACGCGCGAAAAGAGAATCGCGGGAGTTATCTGACAAGGAGCAAGGTATAGCCGACTCCACAGAAAACGTTCCGGCAGAGGAAGCTTCATTTGAAAACGAAGAAGGTGGACAATCGCGAAGCATCGCCTCGGAAGCACGGCCGGCAAGTGCCAATCAGGAAGGCGTTACGGCAGAAGTAGAAAAAGCCGCAGAAGAAGTCGGAAAAATTATAGTGAGCGGCAAAGAATTAACACCGGGACAGGTTACCAAAGTTGAACAGACAGTGGAAGTATTGGAAGCATCGAGTCCTGAAGTGAAAAGATTGGCGGAAGCAGCAAAGAAAGAAATAAAGGCAGTGCAAAAGGATCCGTCGCGGTGGGAACGGATGAGAAACTGGCTAAAGTCGAAAGATGAGACCTTCAAAAAAGATGTAAAAGCAGAAGGTGGAATTGGCGCGGTTGTAAAGAAAGGTAAACTTGGAAAACTGTTTGAGTACGGTTTCATGGTCCTTCTTTTTGCAATATCGAACCTGCTGTCTAAGAGGATTGAAAAGATCGATAAAAAACGGCATTAAAGCAGAACATCTGTGTCGCACGAACATTCTCATCATGCGGGTGAAGGAAGCGGCAATGTGAACCCCGTTAGAAGTAGGATGCGGACTCGCCTCACCAGAGATCCGGTTCCGGAGGATCCTATATCTGCCGAAGATAAAGCTCTCTCTGACGGGGCAAGAGCGTCCGTGACTTCTAACGGGGTGAAGATAGCGGCGATTCTTAATATCGCTTTTACGGTCGTCGAATTTATCGGAGGAGCTTTGACAAACAGTCTTGCGGTAATGGCCGATGCGCTCCACGACCTTGGCGACAGCATGGTACTGCTCTCATCCTGGAAGATTGAAAGCCTCTCGCAGCGTTCGCCGGATTGGAAACGTACGTTCGGATACCGGCGGATGTCGCTTCTTGCGGCATTTTTAAACGCTGTAGTGCTTCTGGGGGGTTCGGTAATCATTTTCTTTCAAGTCATCGGACGCCTTGTAAACCCTCAGCCGGTGCATGCGGTTGGTATTATATGGCTTGCCGTTCTGGGTATCGTTGTAAACACTGCAGGAAGTCTAAAATTGAAAAAAGGCGGGAGCCTGAATGAGCGGATGATATCGTGGCATCTCCTTGAAGATGTTTTGGGGTGGGTGGGCATTCTGCTTGCGGGAATTATTATGCACTTTACTGGATTTTACAGAATTGACCCCGTCATCACCATAGGATTTACCGTATTTGTGCTTTGGGGCGTATGGCGGAATTCCAAAGAGCTTCTGAATGTATTTCTTGAAGGAGTGCCCTCGAATGTTTCGCTTAAAGAGCTTCTTCGGGAATTAGGAACGATTACGGACGTGCGGGAAATTTGTGATATTCATGTATGGTCGCTGGATGGCAAACAACATCTCTGCGCGCTCAAAGTAATTGTTAAGCCCGGCGCCATGAAGGATTGCGCGGTGTTGCAGGGGGCCATTCGGAAGAAATTAGAAAACTATCACATCGTGCACTCTACCATTGAATTGCAGGAAGAACAGTTCCACGTTCACACGCAGCACGACCAGGCTTTTTTAACGAATTAATAATCCAGTATGGATGCAGTAAACGGGAAACCACAAGAACAACAGCCCTTCGCCGACGAAGAGGAAATCAAAATATTGGAAAAGCGACTTCAGCTTTTACGAGAAGGATTACGTCCGCCCGGTTCCGCAGAGAGCGTAAAGGAGGCCAAAGAGGCCGGAGAAATTCTTGAAGGATCTTCGCAGGGAAAGGGTCCCGGGGGAGTGCCTCCGCCACCAACCGCAATACCCGCACCATCTTCTATGGATGTGCATTTTCATGATGTGAAAGCGGAAGAATTGAAGGGATACGAGACCGATAGGCAACTCAAAGCACTTGTTGAAGTAGCTCTTGAGCGGAGCCTAGGGGATGCTGTTGACATTGCCAGGCGCCTGGACGATGCATATTTGCTTGATGCGTTCCACGATGTGCTTTGTGACGATACGGAACTGAATAGGCAACTCGTCGAACGAGGGAAATTAAAGGAATTATGACCGCATTTTTTCTTACCATCTTTATCGTTATCATCGTGCTCGTTATCATCGGGCTTATACTTTTTATGTTGCTGGAGATGAAGCGCGAGAAAGCACGTCTCATAAAATCTCTCAACATGGCGCTGTTCCTGGTGCGTCTGCCCAAGGAAGATATTTCGGGAGAAGAGCGCAAACAGGACAAGGAACGTATCGCGGTGATGGAACAGCTTATCTCGTCATTTGCGACGATGCATGAGGGTGGATGGAAGGGCGTCGTATCCGGACAGCCTGCCGTAGTGCTCGAGATGGCCGTGCATCACATTGGGGAAGAGATACATTTTTATATCGCAGGACCCGTGCGTTCGGCCGAGCTTATTCAGAGGACCGTACATGGGTTTTACTCTGCCGCTTCGGTGGAACGGGTACAGGATTATAATATTTTCAATCCGCACGGCACGCACGCGGGTTCCGTTCTTACGCTTGCAAAGAGATATTTTCTGCCTCTGCGTTCCTATGTCACGCTGGAAAGCGATCCGCTGAACAATATCTCCAACGCTCTTTCGAAACTGGAACGGGAAGGCGAGGGGGCCGCGATACAAGTGGTCATGCAGCATGCGGGTAATAGCTGGAACAAGAAGGCTTTTGCGGTCGCGCGTCTCATGCAGCGGGGCAAGTCGTATGAAGCTGCCGTGTCCGAAGCGGCCGGAGGATTTTTAGGATTTTTGAAGGAACTATCCGGTGGCGTAGGCGGGGAAGATAAAAAGAAGAAAGAGGCCGACGAGAAAGCAAAAACCTCGCTTACGCCTCTGGCTCAGGAGACCATTAAGGGTATAGAAGGGAAAGCGAGCAAGGCGGGATTTTCGGTCAATGTTCGGCTTATCGCTTCCGCTCCGGACGCACTTCGGGCAGAACGCATTCTTGAACAACTTGAGAATGCATTTGCGCAATTCTCTCATCCGGCATGGAACGGTTTTAAGCCCAGACGCGTCAAAGGCCGTGCGCTTAGAAATCTTCTTTATAACTTTTCTTTCCGTGTGTTTTCCGAAGATGAGGCGATGTTGCTCAATACCGAAGAGATCTCGAGTCTCTATCACTTTCCTATCTCAACGCTGCAGACTCCCCGAATCGGGTGGCTTAAGGCAAAGACCGCTCCTCCGCCAGAAAATCTTCCCGAGGCGGAGGAGGGAGACGGCGTTACCATCGGCGATAGTCTTTTTCGCGGCCAGGCGCGCGCGGTGCGCATGCTGCGAGAAGACCGGCGGAGGCATCTCTACGTTGTGGGACAGACCGGCACCGGAAAATCAACGCTACTTTCCGAGATGATACGGCAGGACATTGAAAAAGGGGAGGGCGTGGGCATTATTGACCCGCACGGAGATCTTGCGGAGCTTGCGCTTAGCCTTGTGCCTCGTGAGCGCATAAAGGACGTGGTGTACTTCAACCCGGGAGATATGGAGCGGCCCGTCGGGCTTAATATGCTGGAAGCTAAAGGAGAAGACCAGCGGGATTTTGCGGTTCAGGAAATGATAGCGATATTCATGAAGCTTTTTCCACCCGAGGTTGTGGGTCCCATGTTCGAGCACAACATGCGCAATGCCATGCTCACGCTCATGGCCGACCCGGAAAATCCCGGCACTATCGTGGAAATTCCGCGCATATTTACGGACGAGGCTTATGTGCGTTCGCTTCTGCCAAAAGTTCAGGACCCTGTTGTTCGGGCATTCTGGGAAAAAGAGATGGCCAAGACCAGCGAATTCCATAAATCCGAGATGCTCGGGTATTTGGTCTCGAAGGTCGGTAGGTTTGTGGAGAATGAAATGATGCGCAATATCATTGGGCAACCCCGAAGCGGCTTCAATATCCGTGATATTATGGATAATCGCAAGATACTCATTGCGAATCTCTCCAAGGGCAAAATGGGGGAAGTGAATTCCTCGCTTTTAGGCATGATACTTGTTTCCAAACTTCAGATGGCCGCTATGGCCAGGGGCGATATAACCCAGGAAGGCCGCGCCGACTTCTATTTGTATATTGACGAATTTCAGAATTTTACGACCGATTCCATTGCAACTATTCTTTCCGAAGCGCGGAAATATCGCCTCAATCTTATTATGGCTCACCAGTTCATCGCGCAACTTCCGGAGAATATTAAGAACGCGGCTTTTGGCAATGTCGGGTCGCTGTGTGCGCTGCGCGTCGGCGCGGATGATGGTGAGTATCTGGCCAAACAATTTGAGCCGGCTTTTTCGCAGCAGGACCTTTTGAATCTTGACAACTTCAATGCGGTGGTAAAGCTCATGATACGCGGACAGACCTCCCGCCCCTTCAACACGCTTGTACATAAACCATGGGAGCGGGGTGTGAAGCCGGATCTACAAGCCGCCCAGGCACTCAAAGAATTCTCGCGTCTCACGTACGGCAGAGCGCGAGAGGTGGTGCAAAAAGAGATCCTGGAGCGTTCCCAGCTTGCCCGCCCTGTTGCTGCGCCATCGGCGATGACTCCCGGGGAAAGTAATAAATAAAACTCCTTTTTATTAATTAAGAGAACGTTTTTATGGAAAATGCTTCATCGATTCCGGTGACGCCCGTAGGCGCGGGGCAGCCTGTTGCATCCCGGGGGCTTAAGCTTTCGGACACCATTGCAATTCTTGTTATAGGAGAATTATTCGCCTGGCTTCTTATGGTGGTGCGCAAGGGCGCGGAACTTGCTGTGCCGCAGGCCATCATGTATTCCCTGCCCATCGTGATGCCGCTTGTGGCACTTGGGTGTTTGTGGGTTATGGCAATCCTGGGGCGAAGACGGCCGACGCTCTTCCAGCTCGGCAAATATGCGGCAATCGGTTTTTTTAACACGGCGCTTGATTTTGCGATTTTTAATTCCTTGGTGCTCTTAACGAATATCGAACCAAGGGGCGCACGTGCGGGGCTTCTTACCACGATTTCATTTACGATAGCGGTCATAAACTCATATCTCTGGAATAAATACTGGACATTCCGCTCAAAAGGTCCTGCGCGGGTTGGTGAGTTCGCGCAATTCGTGGTTGTGGCGCTTGTCGGGCTTGTTCTGGTGAGCGGATTTCTCACGGTAATGACTAAGTTTATCGAACCGCCCTACGGGCTCAACATCCGCCAGTGGGCTAATGCCGTGAAAGTAATGTCTATTTTCATCAGCCTTGCCTGGAACTTTTCCGGATACAAATTCATAGTGTTCCGCACGAAGAAAGTGGTTTGAAGATTGTCAAAACCGCCCATCGGTAAGCCGAGGAGCGGTTTTGGTATTAAAAAATATGGGCTACACCGTTCGTCTGGTGTAGCCCTTTGGCCCACAGTCAACTGGTCTCGGTCGTTTGCGCCACTCGAAGAAAAACCATCCGATTGTGCGCCTCGGCGAGGCCGATGCGAAATTTTTGAATGTACACTCCTGCGGTGAGGGAGTCCCCAAAGATTTTCTCCGCCAAGGATTTCTCAAGCGCTCCAACCTCGGCCTTCAAAGCCGTGATGGCAGACTCGATCTTCCCGACATCTGCGGCCTCGCTTGCTGCGACCAGAGATTCGAATAACCTCTGTCCGGCAAGCAAACACTCCTTTTCGGATGGCGAGTATGACTCCTTGTGGCGCCACACCATTCGCCCCTTCCCCCCACATATCAGTCTCACAGGGATCATTGGCGTGCCACAGCGGCAAATGGACTCACCGGAGCTGACAGAATCGATGATTCTTCCTACCTTTCTTCCCATGTCCGATCTCCTTTCAGGGCAAAATGAGAGCAATTCTTATTTACTAGTATAATCTACTTTATAATAATTGTCAAGGTCTGGCGCTTTTCTAAGGAGAAGTGACAAATCCATGTTATCTGCGCACACAATGAGGTACAATACGAGCTATGAAAAAAGTACTGTTTTTCGGCATATTGGTTGTCGTTCTTGCAATAACCGGCGTGGCAGGAATTATCCTATATCATAAATATATTCGTGGTGCTCTGCCCGCTTTCAAAAATCCCTCCAAGGACATTGCGGAGCTTATCGAGAAAGCTGCGAAAGAACCGCAAAACCTCACGGGAATGCCGCTTACAATTCCTGCCGGATTTTCCATTTCTATTTTTGCAAAGAACCTTCCCGGAGCGCGCGTGATGGCGCAAGACCGTTTCGGGAATTTTTGGGTAAGCCAAACGGGGAAAGGAAAAATTTCTTTTCTAGAAGTTGCCGAAGGGAAAGTGGTAAGAGTCGCCGAAATGTTAAAAGGGCTTAAGAGTCCCCACGGGCTTGCATTCGATCCCGAGAACGGCACGATGCTCTACATCGCCGAAGAGGACAAGATCTCGCGCCTGCCGACATACTCCGATGGCCACTTGGAAAAAGTCATTGACCTCCCTTCGGGCGGCAGACATTTCACGCGCACGCTCGGCTTCGGACCCGACAATAAGCTATATGTTTCCATCGGCTCCACCTGCAATGTGTGCCACGAAGAAGATCCTCGAAATGCAAAAATTTTTTCTCTTAACCGCGACGGAAGCGATTTCAAAGAGTTCGCGCGTGGTTTGCGGAACGCCGTCTTTTTCACCTGGAGCTATGTCGACGGAAAGATGTGGGCAACCGAGATGGGCCGGGACGGGCTGGGAGACAATCTGCCGCCGGATGAGATAAACATCGTAGAGCAGGATAAAAACTACGGCTGGCCGACCTGTTACGGCAAAAACATCCACGACACCGAATTCGACAAAAATACGTATATCCGGAATCCCTGTATGGATCCGTTTGAAATGCCTTCAGTTGTCGATCTACCGGCACATTCTGCGCCATTGGGTCTTGCATTCGTCCCGGAAGAAGGCTGGCCGGAAGAGTATTGGTATAACCTTCTTGTCGCCTACCACGGCTCATGGAACCGCACCCAGCCCACCGGATACAAAGTGGCGCGCATAAAACTCGATGCGAAGGGAGCGTACCTGGGAACGGAAGATTTTATTACGGGCTGGCTTACAGCCGACAACGAAGCGCTTGGCCGTCCCGTTGATATACTTACAGTGCCCGGCGGTATTGCATACATTTCAGACGATAAGGCAGGCGTGATATATAAGCTTAGCTATCTTCGCAATGAAGAGCCCGGAGATGCTTCTGATAAATCGAGCCTTATTCGCCTTGATAATCCTCTTTCCGGCAGTATCGTGAAAAATCCCCTTACAGTTTCAGGTGAAGCGCGAGGCTATTGGTTTTTTGAAGCATCATTTCCCGTAAAGCTCCTCGATGGCAACGGAAAACTTCTTGTCGTACTGCCTGCGCAAGCCCAAGAAGAATGGATGACAGAAAATTTTGTTCCTTTCCGCGTAACCCTGGAGTTTGAAACCCCTGAAACCGAAACAGGAACGCTTGTGCTTGAGCGCGATAACCCCTCCGGCCTTCCGGAACACGCGGATGAATTAAGAGTCCCTATTCGGTTTCGTTAACAGGTAAACTTGACAAAAAGCATAACTATGTGCTATATTATCTTTGTAGTATACTTTGACAACTCGGAGGTGCGCCTTGCAGGAATACATAGGCAAAATCGGCGGTTTCGTCGTTTTTTGCGCGCACTTTCCGCTCTATGTAGCGATAGTGCGCAAAACAGTTAGGCCAAGTTTGGCCACGTGGGGCATGTGGTCTGTTCTGGCCAGCGCCATGGTAGCCAGCCAGATAGCGGCGGGTAAAAAAGATGTTTGGGGAATGCTCGCGGCGGCCACAGGAACAATCGTGGTCTTCATTCTTCTTCTGTTCTACGGGGAGAGAAAATGGACCGCGTTTGATACGCGTTGCTTGCTTCTATCAGCTCTGGGCGTGGTTGCCTGGGCAGTGTCTGGACCAGCAACGGCACAGATCGCATTTCTCGCATCGCTATTTATCGCAGGAGCATCGACGGTGAGAAATGCGTGGCAGAACCCGCAAAATGAGAGCAGGCTGGCTTGGGGAATGTTCGCTCTGGGTTTTGGCCTGACGGTCATAGCCATCACTAACTGGCACAGTCTGACGATGTGGGTACAGCCAGTATCGAGCACGATTTTTAATCTCGTGGTTTTTCTTCTGGCGCTTCGGTGCAAGGGGAAAGCCAAGGCATAAAGCCCGGACTCGCTATCACGCGATGCTCCGGGCTTCACTATTTTAAAGGACTAGAAAACCGCTCCATACAGGAAGCGGCCTTCTTTTTTTATGTCTTGTATTCCGCTTACTGCAAATCAAGCTGTTTTACCTTCTGCCAGGTTTTCTCGTCGAATACCGTAATACGCTGGGGTGAAAGGATGTAGAGATAATCGTCCAGGTACACTGCCCGCTCGGCTTGAACCTCGGCAAGCGTGGCAACAAGTTTGAGTTCATCGTTGTCGTAGGAGAACACGTACCCGCCGCGCGACCCGGGCAGGAAGAACACCTTGTGTTTTTGGTCGGCAAGGAACGCATGATGCGTTTGCGATACGCCGGACCAGTATTCGTTAAGATTGTACTTCGCTTTCTCCACAGGGTTTGCCGGATCCGACACATCGAACAGCGAAACTTTTACCTGTGATTGCTCCTGCCCAACGCCAAGCACCCTTGCGGGTGCAAGCGGATGGAGGTAAGAGGAAAATCCGGGAATTTTCAGCTCTCCGGCCTTCTTTGGATTTTTAGGATCGGAAAGGTCCAGCACGTAGAACGGGTCTATCTGCCGGAACGTGACTACGTACCCCCTGTCTTCTACGAACCGCGCGGAGTAAATGCGCTCGCCAAGACCCATGTCTTTCACCGACCCGATGATATTAAGACTCCCATCAAGTACATAGACGTCGTTTATGCTTTCAATTCCGGAACCGAATCCCAGACCGAAGGAATTGTTCCCTTCAACAGTGATTGCCACCCGAAGATTGCCTTTATATTCATCAAGAGAGAATTGATTCAGAAGCTGGCCCGGAATCTCTCCCGATGCGACGACCGAAAATTCCGCGATATCGATTTTTACAACAGCGGTTTTACTCAAATCGCGAGCGTGTTCTTTGAAGTAATCTTTAGCGCGATTCTGAAGTTCGTTTTCGAGCTTGAGCCGTATATCCTTATCGGAGCTTTCCAGCCGCTGCAGAATAAGCGCAAGCTCGGTCATTTTCGAGGTCTGGCTGATGTCGTAATCTTTGAGCTTCCTAATTTTTTCGAGAACTTCTCCTGGAATAAGATCTTTCCCTTTTTCGTTGAAAAAATTATAGACAATCTCCACGAAATCTGTCTCCAGAGGATGGGTGAGATACAGTGCATTTGGCGACATGGAAAGAATAGTTTGAGCGCTTGAGCCCACGACAGAAATACGGCCTTCTATGTTTCCGTCGGCGGGATTTACGGCCATCGCCGTGAAGGTAACATCCGCAGGCGCGGGACCCACAGGCCGCCAGATTTCAAAACACGGGATGGAAAGGGGACTGCCTTTTACAATCATCGGTACGACGGGACAGGGGTTATCGTATGCGATACCGGTGCGGGTTATTACGTAGAGTTTATCTTTATAGAGACGGGCATCCACCATGCCGGTGCTTTCCTTGAATTCAAGTTTCCAGACTTCTTTGGGACTTGAGGGATTTGAAATGTCGTAACCCCGGATATCTTCCGATTTTTGATACCCATAGCCATAATACTGCCCATGCGACTGCGGCAGAACAACAAGAACATTTTTAGAAACCAGCAAGGTGCCGTTTTTTTCAATTTTTGCGTAAGTTACAAGTTCGCTTGGCGGAAAAGCTTTGATGATTTTCGTGTGAGCCGGCGCGGGAGTCGGATAAGGAATAGGCATCCCTATTTCCGGGGAAATCATTTTGGCGTCTGGAGCCG comes from the bacterium genome and includes:
- a CDS encoding type IV secretion system DNA-binding domain-containing protein, which encodes MTAFFLTIFIVIIVLVIIGLILFMLLEMKREKARLIKSLNMALFLVRLPKEDISGEERKQDKERIAVMEQLISSFATMHEGGWKGVVSGQPAVVLEMAVHHIGEEIHFYIAGPVRSAELIQRTVHGFYSAASVERVQDYNIFNPHGTHAGSVLTLAKRYFLPLRSYVTLESDPLNNISNALSKLEREGEGAAIQVVMQHAGNSWNKKAFAVARLMQRGKSYEAAVSEAAGGFLGFLKELSGGVGGEDKKKKEADEKAKTSLTPLAQETIKGIEGKASKAGFSVNVRLIASAPDALRAERILEQLENAFAQFSHPAWNGFKPRRVKGRALRNLLYNFSFRVFSEDEAMLLNTEEISSLYHFPISTLQTPRIGWLKAKTAPPPENLPEAEEGDGVTIGDSLFRGQARAVRMLREDRRRHLYVVGQTGTGKSTLLSEMIRQDIEKGEGVGIIDPHGDLAELALSLVPRERIKDVVYFNPGDMERPVGLNMLEAKGEDQRDFAVQEMIAIFMKLFPPEVVGPMFEHNMRNAMLTLMADPENPGTIVEIPRIFTDEAYVRSLLPKVQDPVVRAFWEKEMAKTSEFHKSEMLGYLVSKVGRFVENEMMRNIIGQPRSGFNIRDIMDNRKILIANLSKGKMGEVNSSLLGMILVSKLQMAAMARGDITQEGRADFYLYIDEFQNFTTDSIATILSEARKYRLNLIMAHQFIAQLPENIKNAAFGNVGSLCALRVGADDGEYLAKQFEPAFSQQDLLNLDNFNAVVKLMIRGQTSRPFNTLVHKPWERGVKPDLQAAQALKEFSRLTYGRAREVVQKEILERSQLARPVAAPSAMTPGESNK
- a CDS encoding GtrA family protein; protein product: MENASSIPVTPVGAGQPVASRGLKLSDTIAILVIGELFAWLLMVVRKGAELAVPQAIMYSLPIVMPLVALGCLWVMAILGRRRPTLFQLGKYAAIGFFNTALDFAIFNSLVLLTNIEPRGARAGLLTTISFTIAVINSYLWNKYWTFRSKGPARVGEFAQFVVVALVGLVLVSGFLTVMTKFIEPPYGLNIRQWANAVKVMSIFISLAWNFSGYKFIVFRTKKVV
- a CDS encoding cation diffusion facilitator family transporter, with product MSHEHSHHAGEGSGNVNPVRSRMRTRLTRDPVPEDPISAEDKALSDGARASVTSNGVKIAAILNIAFTVVEFIGGALTNSLAVMADALHDLGDSMVLLSSWKIESLSQRSPDWKRTFGYRRMSLLAAFLNAVVLLGGSVIIFFQVIGRLVNPQPVHAVGIIWLAVLGIVVNTAGSLKLKKGGSLNERMISWHLLEDVLGWVGILLAGIIMHFTGFYRIDPVITIGFTVFVLWGVWRNSKELLNVFLEGVPSNVSLKELLRELGTITDVREICDIHVWSLDGKQHLCALKVIVKPGAMKDCAVLQGAIRKKLENYHIVHSTIELQEEQFHVHTQHDQAFLTN
- a CDS encoding PQQ-dependent sugar dehydrogenase; this encodes MKKVLFFGILVVVLAITGVAGIILYHKYIRGALPAFKNPSKDIAELIEKAAKEPQNLTGMPLTIPAGFSISIFAKNLPGARVMAQDRFGNFWVSQTGKGKISFLEVAEGKVVRVAEMLKGLKSPHGLAFDPENGTMLYIAEEDKISRLPTYSDGHLEKVIDLPSGGRHFTRTLGFGPDNKLYVSIGSTCNVCHEEDPRNAKIFSLNRDGSDFKEFARGLRNAVFFTWSYVDGKMWATEMGRDGLGDNLPPDEINIVEQDKNYGWPTCYGKNIHDTEFDKNTYIRNPCMDPFEMPSVVDLPAHSAPLGLAFVPEEGWPEEYWYNLLVAYHGSWNRTQPTGYKVARIKLDAKGAYLGTEDFITGWLTADNEALGRPVDILTVPGGIAYISDDKAGVIYKLSYLRNEEPGDASDKSSLIRLDNPLSGSIVKNPLTVSGEARGYWFFEASFPVKLLDGNGKLLVVLPAQAQEEWMTENFVPFRVTLEFETPETETGTLVLERDNPSGLPEHADELRVPIRFR
- a CDS encoding beta-propeller domain-containing protein; amino-acid sequence: MPNQKLLDYIKQAKNSGTADEAIRQDLLGAGWPEADIKDALATYDVSGTQEGASSAQAPREYSGQVNRATIVPAVQSYETASSSVSMKLLLTGFGVAIVLAGGYATSAKFYLHTWPFSMAPQVSPSASADPSQSQTPGVSPVFQKAGLKKFASDEEFKSYILDAIEQQGFGMKSFLSAGRMVGATDALMPAAMPLSEGGGGGQAERVSQTNVQVQGIDEPDIVKTNGKEIYYSQQFSRYYPMPMIRETLEMPPTDVQGMPAPDAKMISPEIGMPIPYPTPAPAHTKIIKAFPPSELVTYAKIEKNGTLLVSKNVLVVLPQSHGQYYGYGYQKSEDIRGYDISNPSSPKEVWKLEFKESTGMVDARLYKDKLYVITRTGIAYDNPCPVVPMIVKGSPLSIPCFEIWRPVGPAPADVTFTAMAVNPADGNIEGRISVVGSSAQTILSMSPNALYLTHPLETDFVEIVYNFFNEKGKDLIPGEVLEKIRKLKDYDISQTSKMTELALILQRLESSDKDIRLKLENELQNRAKDYFKEHARDLSKTAVVKIDIAEFSVVASGEIPGQLLNQFSLDEYKGNLRVAITVEGNNSFGLGFGSGIESINDVYVLDGSLNIIGSVKDMGLGERIYSARFVEDRGYVVTFRQIDPFYVLDLSDPKNPKKAGELKIPGFSSYLHPLAPARVLGVGQEQSQVKVSLFDVSDPANPVEKAKYNLNEYWSGVSQTHHAFLADQKHKVFFLPGSRGGYVFSYDNDELKLVATLAEVQAERAVYLDDYLYILSPQRITVFDEKTWQKVKQLDLQ
- a CDS encoding glycosyltransferase family 39 protein; this translates as MYVQKNVKITLLAIVVFAAILRFAALDRIPPGIYPDEAIKGIEGLEAVETGNFKLFYETNNGREGLWINLIGLAVRSFGTNQFSLRFWPALFGTLTVLGLFLLTRELFREKEHPDRIALLAAFFLATSFWHLNFSRIAFRAIMVPMLMVWSFYFLLLAWRRAHAWRSAIFAVIGGALFGLGFHTYIAFRFAPFVALVLFAIEYLRIRTARIGLRSFLTRTAWWLIAAFLTALPIGLYFLAHPQDFIGRAGGVSIFATDSPIRTFGKVLVQTLGMFNIRGDCNWRHNMACSPQLLFPVGIFFLIGLWILIKNIRQKIPASTASWLLIAWLGFLLGPELLTWEGIPHALRSIGIIPPVFMLTALGVNYLLEKFSNKKVVPVMVIVIVMVSGIIEPYRYFGVWAHHINTPYAFAKPYVEIVRYLNSLPPSATKYVIVNEGGTLVPHINPNGERKLIPMPAQTVMYLSLKQAPITYLLPKEIENYTFPVGSVIAPLKKDEKLFENLRKRGTEVSVLKFQYFEVGIVE